Genomic window (Candidatus Sulfotelmatobacter sp.):
CGCGAAGAAGCTGTTCGAGCAGATCGCGCCGGCCCTCAAGGACCGGACCGGCGGCTACACGCGGATCACCAAGACCCGCGTGCGCCCCGGCGACGCGGCCGAGCTCTCGTTGTTGGAGCTGGTCAAGTAGCAGGTCGTTCGTAGCGGAGGCTCCGGTGCAACGCCGGGGCCCCGCCGAGCGGTCACACCAGCTACTACCGTATGCTTACGACCTCGGACGACCCCCTCAGTCTGACCTCCGTCACGCGATCGTTCATCGCGGACAGCATCACGCCGATCTCCGCGTACCTCGCCCTGGCCCAGCCGGGGCGTTCGTGTTTGCTGGAGTCGGTCGAGGGGACGGAGCGGATCAGCCGCTTCTCGTTCATCGGGCTCGACTATCTCGACGTCCTGAGCGTGGACCGCGACGCGGCCATGCTCGACCGCATCCGCACGATGATCGGCCGGTACCGTCTCGATCGCACCGACCTGCCGTTCCCGGGCGGCGCGGTCTGGGCGTTCACCTACGACGCCGCGCGCGTGCTCGAACCGATCGGCGAGGCGCCGCCGCCCGACGTGCGCTTCGGCGACGCGCTGGTGCTCATCCCCGGCACCTGGGTCGTCTTCGATCACTTCACGCACCGCGTCTCGCTGATCGGCCTGTGCGCCGAGGCGGACCGCGCGTCGGTCGAAGCCCGGCTCGACGCGTACGTCGCGCGGCTGCTCGACCAGCGGCCGACGATTCCCGGCGCGGTACGAGCCGACGGTCCGGTGACGGCCTCGATGGACGAGCCGACCTTTCTGGCGCGCGTCGCGCAGGCGAAGGAGTTCATCCGCGAGGGTGAGGCCTACCAGCTGCAGGTGGGAATCCGCTTCTCGTGCCCGCTGGCGGGGACGGCGTTCGACTTCTACCGGCAGATTCGCGCCCGCAACCCCTCGCCGTACATGTTCTTCATCGAGCACGACGGACGCGCGGTGTTCGGCGCCTCACCGGAATTTCTGGTCCGGCTCGACGGGCGCGACGCGCGCATCCGGCCGCTGGCCGGGACGCGGCCGCGCGGCGCCGACGAGGCGAGCGACCAGCGCATCGCCGACGAGCTGCTCGAAGACCCCAAAGAGCGGGCCGAGCACGTCATGCTGGTCGACCTGGCGCGCAACGACTTGGGTGCGGTCTGCGCGACCGGCACCGTCCACGTCGACGAGCTGATGGTCATCGAGCGCTACTCGCACGTCATGCACATCGTCTCCAACGTCGTCGGCGAGCTGCGCCGCGACAAGGACGCGCTCGACCTGTTCGCGGCCTCGTTCCCGGCCGGCACGGTCACCGGCGCGCCGAAGATTCGCGCCATGCAGCTGATCGACCAGCTCGAGCCGGTCGCGCGCGGCTTCTACGCGGGCAGCGTAGGCCACATCGACTTCGACGGCGACATGGACTCGTGCATCGTGCTGCGCTCGGTGGCGGTCGCCAACGGACGGGCCTACTGGCAGGCCTCGGCCGGGATCGTCACCGACAGCAACCCGCAGGCCGAGTACGCCGAGGTCCACCACAAGACCGGCATCGTCCGCGCCGTCTTGGGCATCGCGCCATGACCAAGATACTACTCATCGACAACTACGACTCGTTCAGCTGGAACCTGGCGCATCTGTTCGGCGGGTTGGCCGGCGTCGAGGTCGAGGTGATCCGCAACGACGATCCGCGGTTGGACGACGGCGTCACCGCGCGCTACGACGGCGTCGTGATCGGACCGGGCCCGGGGCGCCCGGCCGACGCGGGACGGACGCCGGCGATCGTGCGCGAGGCGGCGCGCGAGGCGCGTCCGCTGTTCGGCGTGTGCCTCGGACTGCAGGCGATCGGCGAAGCGTTCGGCGGACGAGTGGTGCACGCGCCGCGACAGATGCACGGCAAGGTCTCCGAGATCACCCATGACGGGCGCGGCGTGTTCGCCGGGCTGCCCTCGCCGTTCAGCGCGACGCGGTATCACTCGCTGGTCGTCGACCACGACGGCTTTCCGGCGGTCTTGCGCGCCAACGCCGTCAGCGAGGACGCCGTGATCCAGGGGCTCGAGCACCGCGAGCTGCCGATTGCGGCGGTGCAGTTCCACCCCGAATCGGTCCTGACGGTGCAGGGCCGCGCTCTAGCGGAGAACGTCGTGCGCACGATGCGCGCGCGCCAGCTCGCGTGAGCGACTATCCCGCGCTGCTGCGCCGCCTGATCGCCGGCGAAGACCTGAGCGCGGCCGAGATGGCCGAGACGGTCGGCGGCATCATGGACGAGACGATCTCGTCGGTGCGCGCCGCCGCGCTGCTGGCCGCGCTGGCCGCCAAGGGCGAGACGGTCGACGAAGTGGTCGGCGCGGCGCGCGCGATGCGCGCGCGCAGCATGCGGGTCGAGCACGGCTTGCCGTACGTGCTCGACATCGTCGGGACCGGCGGCGACGGCGCGCACACGATCAACATCTCGACCACGGCCGCCTTCGTGGTCGCCGGCTGCGGCGTTCCCGTCGCCAAGCACGGGAACCGGGCGGCGTCGAGCCTGTGCGGCAGCGCCGACGTCCTCGAAGCGTTGGGCGTGCGTCTCAACCGCAGCCCGCAGCAGACGGCACTTGCGCTGCGCGAGGACGGAATCGCGTTCTTGTTCGCGCAGCACCACCATCCGGCGATGCGCGCGGTCGCGCCGGTGCGACGCGAGTTGGGCGTGCGCACGGTCTTCAACGTGCTCGGGCCACTCACCAACCCCGCCGGCGCGCAGCGCCAGGTGGTCGGCGTCGCGCGCGCCGAGCACGTCGAGCTGATCGCCGACGCGCTGCGGGCGCTGGGCGCGCAAGCGGCCGCGGTGATCCACGGGGAGGACGGGCTCGACGAGATCTCCGGCGAGGCGCCGACGACGGTCGTCCAGTTCGACCGCAACGGCCAGCGCCGCTGGACGCTCGACCCCGGCCGCCACGGCGTCCACACCCCGCGCGCCGCGATCATCGGCGGCGACGCGCGCACCAACGCCGCCGCGCTGGTGGCGATCCTCGAGGGCGAGCGCAGCGCTCGCGCCGACCTGGTGGTCCTCAACGCCGCGCTCGCGCTCGTCGTCGCGGGCGAGGCGATCGACATCGACGACGGGATGGTGCGCGCACGCACGGCCATCGAACGAGGCCGCGCCCGCGCGGCGCTGGACGCGCTGCGCCGGGAGCGCGAGACGGAGTTGGTATGACCGACATGCTGGAGAAGCTCTACGCCGCCAAGGAGGTCGCGCGCGCGGCCGACGAGGCCCGCGAGCCGATGGGCATCCTGCGCGAGCGCGCGCAGAACCGCCTGCGCGAGCGGCGTCCGTTCCGCGCCGCCTTGGCGAGCGCGAGCGGTCCGGCCATCATCGCCGAGATCAAGCGCGCCTCGCCGTCGGTCGGGATCATCGTGCCCAAGCTGGACCCGGCGCAGATCGCGCGCACCTACGCGCAGGCCGGCGCCGACGCGATCAGCGTGCTGACCGAGGCGGACCACTTCTTGGGCGACTTGAGCTACCTCGACGTGGCCCGCGACGCGGCGCCGCTGCCGATCCTGCGCAAGGACTTTCTCTCCACCCGCTACGACGTCGCGCAGTCGGCGGCGTACGGTGCCGACGCGTTCTTGGCGATCGTGGCCGGGCTGAGCGACGAGGTGCTCCACGAGCTGTTCGACGAGGCCAAGCGCTGGGATCTCGACGTGCTGGTCGAGGTGCACACCGACGCCGAGCTGGCGCGGGCGCTGGCCGCCGGTGCGACGCTGCTCGGGATCAACAACCGCAACCTGCGCACCTTCGAGACCGACCTGGCCGTCACCGAGGAGCTGCTGCCGCTGGTGCCGCGCGGCACCGTCGTCATCAGCGAGAGCGGCGTGCGCTCGCAGAAGGACGTACGCCGTCTGGTCGAGCACGGCGCGCGCGGCGTGCTGGTCGGCGAGTCGCTGATGCGCGCCGAGGACAAAGCCGACGCCATCCGTGCCCTCAAGGGAGCGGCGGTCCCGGCCTGACGTGCGCACCCGGATCAAGATCTGCGGCTGCACCAGCGTCGCCGAAGCGCTGCTGGCGGTCGACGCCGGCGCCGACGCGGTCGGCGTGCTGCTGGCCGAAGAGTCGCCGCGGCGCGTGTCGATGCACGTGCTGCACGAGATCGCGGCCGCCATTCCCGCGTTGACCGCGCTGGTCGCGGTGTTCGTCGACCCGCCCTCGGGGCTGGTCGACGAAGCGCTCAAGGTCGGTGCGACGCCGCAGTTCCACGGCTTCGAGAGCGCCGAGACGTGCGAGGTCTTCGCCGCCGGGCCGTACCTCAAGGCCTATCACCTGCGCCCCGACCGCATCCCCAGCGGTCCCGAGTTCGCCGCGTTCGCGCGACCGTTCGCGCACGCGACGTGGCTGTTCGACACCGCCGGCGCCGACGGCCGCAGCGGTGGGACCGGTCGCGTCTTCGACTGGCGTGCGGCACGGCAGCTGGCCGGCGAGCGGCGCTTCGTGGTGAGCGGGGGCTTGACGCCGGCCAACGTCGGCGAGTGCGTGCGCTTGGTCCGGCCGTATGCGGTAGACGTGCGCAGCGGCGTCGAAACCGACGGCGCGAAGGATCCCGACAAGATCCGCGCCTTCGTCCGAGCGGTGCGCGAAGCCGACCTGAGCGAAAAAGACGTGATGAGATGACGACCAACCTGCAGCAGCTTCCCGACGTCCGCGGCTATTACGGCCGCTTCGGCGGAATCTTCGTCCCCGAAGTCCTGGTCGAGGCGCTCGCCCAGCTCGAGCGCGCGATGCGCGACGCCTTCGCCGACGCGGATTTCTGGCGGACCTACGAAGGGCTGCTGCACGACTACGTCGGCCGTCCTTCGCCGATCTACCAGGCCGAGCGGCTCGTCGACGGCCCCCACGCACCGATCGTCTTCAAGCGCGAGGACACCAACCACACCGGCGCGCACAAGATCAACAACACCGTGGGCCAAGCGCTGCTGGCGCAGCGGATGGGCAAGCGGCGCTTGATCGCCGAGACGGGCGCCGGCCAGCACGGCGTGGCCACCGCGACGATCGGCGCCAAGCTCGGGATGCAGGTCGACGTCTACATGGGTGCGGTCGACGTCGAGCGGCAGGCGCTCAACGTCTATCTCATGCGGCTGCTCGGTGCGAACGTGCACCCGGTCGAGAGCGGGACGCGCACGCTCAAGGATGCGACCAACGAGGCGTTCCGCGAGTGGGCGGCCCGGGTCGAGGACACCTTCTACGTCATCGGTTCGGTGGTCGGCGCGCACCCGTACCCGTACCTGGTGCGCGAGTTCCAAAAGGTGATCGGCGTCGAGGCGCGCGCGCAGATGCTCGAGCGCTACGGCCGGCTGCCGACCGACGTCGTCGCGTGCGTCGGCGGCGGCTCCAACGCGATGGGGATCTTTCACGCCTTCGTCGGCGACGCGCAGGTGCGTTTGTGGGGCGTCGAGGCCGCCGGGCACGGCGTGCGGTCGATCGACACCGCCGCCTCGCTCAACGCCGGCTCGGTCGGCATCCTGCACGGCTCGCGCAGCTACGTGCTGCAAGACGATGACGGTCAGGTGCGCGACACGCACTCGATCTCGGCGGGCCTGGACTATCCCGGCGTCGGTCCCGAGCACGCGTGGCTCAAGGACGCCGGCCGCGCCACCTACGTCGCGATCGACGACGCCGACGCGCTGGCGGCCTTTCACCACACCGCGCGGCGCGAGGGGATCGTCCCGGCGCTCGAGTCGGCGCACGCGATCGCCTACGCGCAGCGCCTGGCGGTCGAGCGCGGGCCGGACGGGCTGGTGCTGGTGAGCCTGAGCGGCCGCGGCGACAAGGACGTGCGCACCGTCGCCGCGCTCGAGGGCGAGGTGGCCGGGTGATCGTCAGCGAGGGGATCGAGGCCGTCTTCGCGCGCGCGCGCGCCGAGCGGCGCGCGGCACTCATCCCGTACGTCGTGGCCGGCGATCCGGACCGCGAGACGACGCTGGCGGTGCTCGAAGCGCTGACGGCCGCCGGTGCCGACCTGATCGAGCTGGGCATCCCGTACGGGGACCCGTTGGCCGACGGGCCGACGATCGCGGCCGCCGGGCAGCGCGCGCTCGACGGCGGGACGCGCATGGCCGACGTGCTCGCGCTGGCAACGCGAGCGCGTGAGCGCGGCTGCGCTCCCATCGTTTTCTTCACCTATGTGAACCCCGTCGACCGCTACGGCCCGGAGCGCTTCGCGCGCGATGCCGCCGCGACCGGCGCGGTCGGCGCGATCGTCCCGGACGTCTCGCTCGAGGAGCTCGACGCGTTCGCGCCGCCGTTGCGTGCGGCCGGCCTCGCCATCCCGCTCTTGGTCGCGCCGACGACCCCGCCGGCGCGCGCGGAACGCATCGCCGCCGCGTCGAGCGGCTTCGTCTACCTCGTCTCGCGGCTGGGCGTCACCGGCGCGCGCCGCGAACCCGACACCGGCTGGCTGGCCGGAGCGCTGGCACGCTTGCGCGGGGTGACCTCGCTTCCGTTGGCGGTCGGCTTCGGCATCTCGACGCCGGCGCACGCCGCGGCGGTCGGCGCGCTGGCCGACGGCGTCATCGTCGGCAGCGGCCTGATCGACGCGTACGCCGGAACGCGCGGCGAGGAGGCCGCGCAGCGCGCCGGCGCGTACGTCGCGGCCTTGCGCGCCGCGTTGCCGACGCGCGGGTAGCGAGAAGGAGGAAATCACCGCCGCGAGGCGCACCCTCGGCACAACTTTTGTCGGAGGTGGCTCGATGATTCTTCGTCCTACCGCGGCCCTTGGCGTGCTCGCGCTGGCAGCGACGGTGCTCGTGCCCGGTCTCTCGGCCCGGGCCGATACGGACACGATCGTGTTCGGCTCGCCGATCTCGCTGACCGGTGCCTTGACCAAGGAAGGTCACCTCACGCAAGAGGGCTACGAGTTCTGGAAGACCTACGTCAACGCGCACGGCGGCATCAAGGTCGGCAACAAGTCGTATAAGGTCGACATCAAGTACTACGACGACGAGTCGAAGAACGACACGTCGGCGCAGTTGGCGGAGCGCCTGATCGACCAGGACCACGTCAACTTCTTGCTCGGGCCGTACGGTTCGGGGACGAGCTTCACGGTGGCGGGGATCGCCGAGCGCAAGAAGATCCCGATGGTCGAAGGCAACGGCGCGGCCGAGCGGATCTTCAACCAAGGCTTCAAGTACACGTTCGGCGTGCTCTCGCCGGCGCGCCGCTACCTCGAAGGCGTGCTCGAGATGGCCGTGCACCAAAAGCCGGCCGCCAAGAGCGTCGCGATCACCTCGGCCAGCGACGCCTTCTCGCAGGAGGTCGCGCAAGGCGCGGCCACCTGGGCGCAAGCGCACGGGATGAAGGTCGTCTACGACAACAAGTATCCCGACACCGCGACGGACGTCTCGTCGGTCATCTCCGCGCTCAAGGGGACCAACCCCGACCTGATCGTCAACGCCGGTCACGTGCAGGACGCGCTGCTGGTGCAGAAGGGTCTCAAGGATCAGAACGTGATGGCCGGCGGTTACGGCTACACGGTCGGACCCGACACCCCGGACTTCGCGAACTCGCTGGGCAAGGACGCCAACGACGTCTTCGGCGCCGCGCAGTGGTCGGACGCGGTGAAGTACAAGGGCGAGCCGGGCTTCTACCGCACCGCGCAAGAGTATGCCAAGGCGTTCGAAGCGGCGTATCACCACCGCGCGGACTATCACAACGCGGAGTCGACCGCGGCGTGCCTGGCCTTCCAGTATGCGATCGAGCGCGCCGGTTCGCTGGACCCCGACAAGGTGCGTGACGCGCTGGCGAAGCTCGACGTGGTGACGTTCTACGGCATCCTCAAGTTCGACAGCCGCGGCCTGAACGTGTACAAGCCGATGGTCGTCAATCAGATTCAGAACGGCAAGCTCGTCACCGTTTGGCCGGCGGGCTTGGCCGAAGCGAAGGTCATCTGGCCGGCACCCCCTTGGGGCAAGCGCTAACACTTGGCGCAATATGTGGTGGACGGGATCCTCGCGGGTGGGGTCCTGGCCATCGTCGCCATCGGATTCTCCCTGGTGTGGGGAATCATGAACATCATCAACCTCGCGCACGGCGCGTTCGTGATGCTCGGCGCCTACGTGACCTACGAGCTCTACGCGGTCTACCACGTCGACCCGTTCCTCTCGCTGCCGGTCTCCTTCGTGGTGCTGTTCGCGATCGGCTACGCCGTGCAGCGCTGGATCATCAACTGGGTCGTGCGCGCACCGATCCTGACGACCTTCCTGCTCACCTTCGGACTCTCGCTGCTGATCGTCAACGTCGCGCTCATCATCTGGACCGGCGACCGCCGCGGCATCGAGACCGCGTATAGCGGCACCAACTTCACGCTGCTCGGCGTGACGGTGCCGTGGGTCAAGCTGTTCACGCTGGTCGCGGCGCTGGTCATCACCGGCGCGCTGCAGCTGTGGCTGACCCGCTCGAAGACCGGCCGCGCGATTCGCGCCACCGCGATGGACATCGGCGCGGCGCAGCTCAGCGGGGTGCGGGTGGCGCGTATCTACGCGATCGTGTTCGGCTTGGGCGCGGGTCTGGCCGGCGTCGCCGGCACGCTGATCGCGCTCTCCTCGTCGATCAACCCCAACATGGGCGACCCGTTCCTCATCTCGGCCTTCGCGGTCTGTGTGCTGGGCGGGCTGGGTTCGGTGCAAGGCGCGCTGATCGGCGGTCTGGTCTACGGGGTCATCCAGGCGGTAGCGACCTCGGTGCAGTTCACCGTCGGCGGTCAGCTGATCAGCGGCTCGGGGCTCTCCGACGCCGTCGCCTTCATCGTGCTGCTGCTGGTGCTGATCTTCCGCCCGACCGGTATCATGGGACGCGCGGTCGCGTGAACGCGGCGCTGCGCAGCCTGGGCCTGAGCGGCATCACCGGCAACCCGGTCGCGTTCGCGGTCGCGCTGGCGCTGATGGCGCTCTTGCTGTTCGTGCCGGCGGCGCACAACGACTACTTCAACCTGGTCTTCCGCAACATCCTGATGTACGCCGCGATGGCGTACGGCTGGAATCTGATCGGCGGCTATACCGGCTACGTCTCGTTCGGCAACGTGGCGTTCTTCGGCATCGGCTGTTACTGCTCGGGCGTGCTCTCGACCCACGGTGTCGACAGCCTGCTGGCCGACGTCGCGCTGGCGGTCGCCGTCAACGCGCTCTTCGCCAACCTGCTCGGGCGCGTCGTGCTGCGGCTGCGCGGCCCCTATTTCGGCATCGCGACGCTGGGTATCGGCGTCGCCGTCGCCGAGATCATCGCCAACCTGGACGCGCTGGGCGGTACGAGCGGCCTGGCGCTGCACCAAGTCGACGAGGCGCACTTCGGCGTCTACTACTACGCGATGTGGCTGGTCGCGCTGGCTTCGATGCTGGGCACGTTCTTCATCACGCGCTCGAAGGTGGGCTACGCGTTCGTCGCCGTGCGCGAGAACGAGGACGCGGCGGCCGCGCTGGGCATCCCGGCCACCAAGTACAAGATCCGCGCCTGGATGCTGGGCGCGATGATGGGCGCCGCAGCTGGTGCGGTCTTCGCCCCCGCCAACGGGTTCATCGACCCCTCGATCACCTTCTCGCCCGACTCCAACGTGTTCCCGATCGTGATGACGATCTTGGGCGGGATCGGCACCGTCGCCGGCCCGTTCATCGGCGCGCTGATCCTGGCCGGCGTCAACGAGCTCTTGCAACGCTACATCGTCAACGCGCACACGCTGTTCTTCGGAACGATGATCGTGCTGGTCGTGCTGCTGCTGCCGCGCGGCCTGGTCTGGCTGTTCGGCTTGCGCGGCGGCGTACGGGCCTGGCTGCGCAGCCTGACGGCGTATCGCGCATGAGCACGCCGCTGCGGATCGCGGGCGTCGGCATGCGCTTCGGCGGCTTGTGGGCGCTCAACGAGGTGAGCTTCACCGTCGAGCCGGGAACGATCGTCGGGCTGATCGGTCCCAACGGTTCCGGCAAGACGACGCTGATGAACGTGATCAGCGGCGTTTTCAAGCCGACCAAAGGTGACGTCTTCTACGGCGAGCGCCGCATCGCCGACGTGCCGACCCACGCCATCTGTCGCTTGGGGATCGCGCGCACGTTCCAGATCGTCAAGCCGTTCGCGGCGCTGACGGTGCGCGAGAACGTCGCGGTCGGCGCGATGTACGGCCGCGACGGTGCCAAACGTTCGACCCGCGCGTCGTTCGCGCGCGCCGACGAGCTGCTCGAGACCGTCGGTCTGGCGCGCGTCGCCGGCCGACCCGCCAGCGAGCTGACGATTCCGGACCGCAAACGGCTCGAGGTCGCCAAGGCCCTGGCGCTCGACCCCGAGTTGCTGCTGCTCGACGAGGTGATGGCCGGCCTGAACGCGACCGAGGTCGACGAGGCGCTCGACCTGCTGCGCCGCGTGCACGCGCGCGGCGTCACGCTGATCGTCGTCGAGCACCTGATGAAGGCGATCGTCTCGATCTCGCAGCGCGTGGTCGTGTTGGCGGAAGGGAAGAAGATCGCGGAGGGCTCGCCGTCCGAGGTGCTCAGCGCGCCCAACGTGATCGAGGCCTATCTCGGCTCGCGCTGGGCCAAGCGCCAAGCGGAGCTCCGAGCGATCGACGACGAGCGCCGGGTGGCGCTCGAGGTCGAGCCGCCGGAGGACGCATGAACGCGGAACGTGCGCCGCTCGGGCTGACGGTCGAAGCGCTGTGCGCGGGCTACGGCGACACGCAGGTGCTGTGGGACGTCTCGCTCGAGATCCGGCCCGGTGAGATCGTCGCGCTGGTCGGCTCCAACGGTGCCGGCAAGTCGACGCTGCTCGGTGCGATCAGCGGCGTCGTCTCCACGTGGAGCGGCGGCGCGCGCGTCGGCGATCGAACGCTGACCGGGATGGCGCCCGATCAGATCGTCGCCGCCGGCGTCTTGCAGGTGCCGCAAGGTCGGCGGCTCTTCGGCGGCTTGACGGTCGAGGAGAACCTGCGCATGGGCGCCTACCTGCGCCGCGACCGCGAGGTCGAGGCCGACCTCGAACGCATCCTCGGGCTCTTGCCGCGCTTGCGCGAACGCTACGGCTTCTTGGCCGGCCGGCTGTCGGGCGGCGAGCAGCAGCAAGTGGCGATCGCGCGCGCGCTGATGGCGCGCCCGCGCGTGCTGCTGATCGACGAGATGTCGCTCGGGCTCGCGCCGGTGCTGGTCGACGCGCTGCTGGGGTTGTTGGCGCAGATCAACGCCGGCGGCGTCTCCATCCTGATCGTCGAGCAGGACGTGCAGACCGCGCTCGAGGTCAGCACCCGCGCCTACGTGCTGGAGACCGGGCGCATCGTGCTCAGCGGGCCGTCGGCGCAGCTGCTCGACGACCCGGCGATCCGCAAGGCGTATCTCGGCGTCTGACGGAACCGTCGGCCGCATGAACCAGATCGTCGAGCTGCTCCGCCTCCCCTCGCCGACCCCGACGCCGCAGGCGTTGGCGTTCGACGGCGCGCGCCTGTGGGTCGGCTCGCGCGACACGCACCGCATCCTCTCGATCGATCCGGCCGAGTGGACCGCGCGCGACGAAGGCGAAGCGCCCAACGTCCCGTGGGGCATGACCGCGGTCGCCGAGGAGTTCCGCGTCATCGCCGGCGACGCCGACGGCGACCGTTTCGTGCACCGTTTCGTCCCCGGCCACGGCTTTGCGACCGAGGGGACGTTCCGGGCGCCCGACGGCACCGGCTCGCAGTTGAGCTGGGACGGTGACGTGCTCTACATCAGTCAGTGGTACAAGCAGCAGTTCGTCGGCGTCGACGCCGACGGCGACGTGCTGGGCGTCACCAAAGCACCGCATCAGATCTGCGGCCAGACCATCGTCGACGGCTGCTTCTACGCGGTGACGACCGACGACGAAGAGTCGGGCGTCTATTGGCTCACGCGCGTCGACGCGCGCGGCGCCGAGCCGGTGGCGAGCGACTTGGCGATCATCCCGTTCCCGGCGCGCGCGCTGGCGTTCGACGGCGAACGCTTCTGGACCAACCACCGCGCCGCCGACCAGATCGTCGCTTTCGAACGACCCGACTAAGGAGCGCTCACGCGAGCGGTTCGAGGCCGGCGGCGAAGGCGTCCCACTCGGCGCGGTAGCGCGCCAGCTCGCCGGCGGACAAGAACGACGCCTCGAGCGTCGCCCGGTTGAGCGCCCACAGCTCGTCCCACGAGAAGCCCTGGCGCGCCAGCAGCGCGTACTCGTTGCACAGATCGGTGCCGAACATCGCCGGGTCGTCCGAGTTGAGCGTGCAGCGCAAGCCGGCCGCGAGCATGCGGCGAATCGGGTGCGGTTCGCCGGGCGCGACGATGCCGAGCGCGTAGTTCGAGGTCGGCGAGACCTCGAACGGGAGCGCGCGCGCGGCCAGCCGCGCGGTCAGCGCGTCGTCCTCGAGCGTGCGCACGCCGTGGCCGATGCGCTGCGCGCCGAGCAGCTCGACCGCGTCGCGCACGCTGTCCGGGCCGGCGGTCTCGCCGGCGTGCGCGACGACGCGCAGCCCGGCGGCGCGTGCGCGCGCGAACGACGCGACGAACAGGGCCGGCGGAAAGCCCTGCTCCGGGCCTCCGATTCCCAGGCCGATGACGGCGCCGCGCGCGGCGCCGGCGATGACCAGGTCCGTCACCGCGGCTTGCGTGTGCGGCAGCTCGCGCGAGATGTCGGGGATGAAGGCGGCGCGCACGCCGGTGGCCGCCTCCCCGCGTTCCGCGCCGCGCGCGATCGCTTCGAGCAGCCCCTCGGCGCCGACGGTGGCGAGCGCGAGCGAACCGCTCAGAAAGGCCTCGCAGTAGCGCACGTTCTGCCGCGCCTGGTGCGCGTAGAAGTGCTCGATCATCAGCGCGTAGTCCTCGACCGTGCGCAGCGCGCTGGCGGCCGCGACGTAGACCTCGAGGAAATGCCCGAAGTCGCGGAAGGCGAAGAACGCGCGCCACGCCTCGAGCGAATCGGCCGGCAGCGCGATCCCGTTGCGCTGTGCGATCGTCCAGCTCGTCTCGGGGTCGAGCGTGCCCTCGACGTGCACGTGCAGCTCGGCCTTCGGCATCGCGCGCAGCCGGGCCGCGAGGCGCGGATCGAGCGTCTCGTGCGTTGCGTTGGTCGTCATCCTGTCCTCTACGCGGTGGGTTTTGGCGCGGTCGGGAGCTCGTCGTGCTCCCATTCCATCCATGAGCCGTCGTAGACGGCGACGTCCTGGAAGCCGGCCGCGCGCAGCGCGAGCCAGGCGCCCGACGCCGAGACGCCGCTGCCGCAGCTGACCACGGTGCGTTCGGCCGGATCGAGGCCGGCGACCAGCCCGCGCAGCGCGTCCGCCTCGGCGACGCGGCCGCCGCGCGCGTCCTCGAGCAGCAGGTTGCCGCTCAGGCGCCGCGCGCCGCGGATGTCGCGGTCGCGCTGCGCGTAGGTCTGATCGCGCTGCGTCTCGAGCAGCTGCGCCCGCTCGCGGCCTTCGACGATCGCCAGCACCTCCTCGCGCGACGCGCGCAGCGCCGCTTGCGGCCGCGGCGTGAACGTCGCCGGCGCATGCGGTGCCGGCGCGCCGGTCGCGAGCGCGCGGCCGGCGCCGGTCCAGACGCCGATCCCGCCGGCCAGCACGGCAGCCCGTGCGTGACCGTAGTAGCGCAGCATCCACACCATGCGCGCGGCGAACGGGATCGTGCCGGCATCGTAGGCGACCACGATCGCCTCGTCGTCGATGCCGTGTGCGCCCATCACCGCGGCAAAGCGCTCGGCCGGCGCCACGCGGGTCGCGTACGGCGTCGCCGGATCGCTCAGATCGTCGCCGT
Coding sequences:
- the add gene encoding adenosine deaminase, with the protein product MTTNATHETLDPRLAARLRAMPKAELHVHVEGTLDPETSWTIAQRNGIALPADSLEAWRAFFAFRDFGHFLEVYVAAASALRTVEDYALMIEHFYAHQARQNVRYCEAFLSGSLALATVGAEGLLEAIARGAERGEAATGVRAAFIPDISRELPHTQAAVTDLVIAGAARGAVIGLGIGGPEQGFPPALFVASFARARAAGLRVVAHAGETAGPDSVRDAVELLGAQRIGHGVRTLEDDALTARLAARALPFEVSPTSNYALGIVAPGEPHPIRRMLAAGLRCTLNSDDPAMFGTDLCNEYALLARQGFSWDELWALNRATLEASFLSAGELARYRAEWDAFAAGLEPLA
- a CDS encoding rhodanese-like domain-containing protein encodes the protein MHDFIEVDRLIAMLDDPRLRIVDARSVPHGGTVAMPSGREQFAAGHIPGAVHLDYGDDLSDPATPYATRVAPAERFAAVMGAHGIDDEAIVVAYDAGTIPFAARMVWMLRYYGHARAAVLAGGIGVWTGAGRALATGAPAPHAPATFTPRPQAALRASREEVLAIVEGRERAQLLETQRDQTYAQRDRDIRGARRLSGNLLLEDARGGRVAEADALRGLVAGLDPAERTVVSCGSGVSASGAWLALRAAGFQDVAVYDGSWMEWEHDELPTAPKPTA